Genomic segment of Rhodospirillaceae bacterium:
GCCAAATATTTGAACGCAAGTGGCACGAATGTCAAGGTGCCGCCCCGTCACGTCAGCCCCCGTTCCTTCCTGATCGCGTCCCAGGCGGCATTGATCTTGGCGATATGGTCGTTGGCGGCGTCGACGAATTCCTGGGGCAAGCCCTCGGCGATCAGCTTGTCCGGATGATGCTCGCGGATCTGGGCGCGCCAGGCGGCCCGGGCCTCGTCGTTGCTTGCGTCCGGCTCGATTCCGAGAATGGTGTAGGGGTCGTCTTGCGGACGCACCGTATGTTTGGCCTCGATGCGCCGGAAATCGGGCTCCGAAAAGCCGAACAGGGCGGCGACTTCTTCAAGCCACGCCTTCTCGCCGGGATGGTATTGGCCGTCGGCCTTGGCGATGTGGAACAGGGCGTCCAGCAGCGCCTCCAGGATCGCCGGCTCGTCGGCGAACATGTCGCGGAGCTGG
This window contains:
- a CDS encoding TerB family tellurite resistance protein, with the translated sequence MSIWGKILGGAAGLAIGGPIGAIIGVGAGHVADRTIQTLSGRAPGGRMARQIAFTTAVIVLGAKMAKADGVVTRDEIAAFREVFQVPPGEVKQVARLFDIAKQDAAGFEPYARQLRDMFADEPAILEALLDALFHIAKADGQYHPGEKAWLEEVAALFGFSEPDFRRIEAKHTVRPQDDPYTILGIEPDASNDEARAAWRAQIREHHPDKLIAEGLPQEFVDAANDHIAKINAAWDAIRKERGLT